One genomic region from Arthrobacter sp. FB24 encodes:
- a CDS encoding pyridoxamine 5'-phosphate oxidase family protein, with product MNTSGPGPEITELTVRECWRHLRSASVGRLAVISHAAPEIFPVNYLPDEGTIIFRTGPGTKLDAVLAGEPVVLEADGLNVYGTIAWSVVVKGVAEAVQPGEDAPDETPSPWQEGAKDVLVRITPSELTGRRFVIGPPTKWWPPLEPITPGKKE from the coding sequence ATGAACACCTCTGGGCCGGGGCCGGAAATAACAGAACTCACCGTCCGTGAATGCTGGCGGCACCTTCGCTCAGCGTCAGTGGGACGGCTGGCGGTCATCAGCCATGCTGCCCCGGAGATCTTTCCGGTGAACTACCTGCCGGACGAGGGCACCATAATTTTCCGGACCGGTCCCGGGACGAAGCTCGACGCTGTGCTCGCCGGGGAGCCGGTGGTTCTTGAAGCCGACGGGCTGAACGTCTACGGGACCATCGCGTGGAGCGTGGTGGTCAAGGGGGTCGCCGAGGCCGTGCAGCCGGGCGAGGACGCTCCTGACGAGACTCCGTCGCCGTGGCAGGAGGGTGCCAAGGACGTCCTGGTCCGGATCACGCCCAGCGAACTGACCGGGCGCCGGTTTGTCATCGGTCCGCCCACCAAATGGTGGCCGCCCCTGGAGCCGATCACGCCGGGAAAGAAGGAATGA
- a CDS encoding IclR family transcriptional regulator domain-containing protein — protein MTDAAAETAPRPSSAPQASDQYVQSLARGLAVIRAFDTDHPVMTLTEVAARTDLTRATARRFLHTLVELGYVRTDGKTFALTAQVLQLGYAYLSGLSLPQLAQPHLEELSLRLGESTSAAVLDGKDIAYIARVTTRRIMNVGITVGTRFPAYATSMGRVLLAALPPAALKQYLAEAEIRPLTPRAIGTTKDLVAALDAVRAQGWCLLDQELELGLMSIAAPVYHGPTKVVAAINVSLQAQSVAAKPDPKAYLEMVRKETVETARLISADLSAKH, from the coding sequence ATGACCGACGCAGCAGCCGAGACCGCGCCCAGGCCTTCCTCTGCGCCCCAGGCCAGTGACCAATACGTTCAATCGCTGGCCCGCGGGCTGGCGGTGATCCGCGCTTTCGACACCGACCACCCGGTGATGACGCTCACCGAAGTTGCTGCACGGACGGACCTGACCCGGGCCACTGCACGCCGCTTCCTGCACACCCTCGTGGAACTGGGGTACGTGCGCACGGACGGGAAGACGTTCGCCCTCACCGCGCAGGTGCTGCAGCTCGGCTACGCCTACCTGTCCGGGCTGTCGCTGCCCCAGCTTGCCCAGCCGCACCTTGAGGAGCTTTCGCTGCGGCTGGGGGAGTCGACGTCGGCCGCTGTCCTGGACGGCAAGGACATCGCCTACATCGCGCGGGTCACCACCCGCCGGATCATGAACGTGGGCATCACGGTGGGAACCCGCTTCCCGGCCTACGCCACCTCCATGGGCCGCGTGCTGCTCGCGGCGCTGCCGCCGGCCGCATTGAAGCAGTACCTCGCGGAGGCTGAGATCAGGCCGCTCACTCCCCGGGCCATCGGCACCACGAAGGACCTTGTGGCTGCCCTGGACGCGGTCCGCGCGCAGGGCTGGTGCCTGCTGGACCAGGAACTCGAACTTGGCCTGATGTCCATAGCGGCGCCGGTGTACCACGGCCCGACGAAGGTGGTGGCGGCGATCAACGTGTCGCTGCAGGCCCAGTCGGTGGCCGCCAAACCGGATCCCAAGGCCTACCTGGAGATGGTGCGGAAGGAAACTGTGGAGACGGCCCGGCTGATTTCCGCGGACCTTTCAGCCAAGCACTAG
- a CDS encoding 3-oxoacid CoA-transferase subunit B, translating to MSAQTSRETGSIQSSDQPLGRDDLARLVAKDIKPGSFVNLGIGQPTLVSNYLEPEQNITLHTENGMLGMGPEAKGDEIDEDLINAGKIPVTELPGASYFHHADSFAIMRGGHLDICVLGAFQVSATGDLANWHTGAPDAIPAVGGAMDLATGAKDVFVMMTLLTRDGASKIVEACTYPLTGVGCVTRVYTDKAVFLTGPDGVQVRETFGCTLEELQALVPVPLTAAPAVER from the coding sequence ATGAGCGCACAGACAAGCCGCGAGACCGGCTCGATCCAGAGCAGCGACCAGCCCCTGGGCCGCGACGACCTCGCCCGGCTGGTGGCGAAGGACATCAAGCCCGGCTCTTTCGTGAACCTCGGTATCGGCCAGCCCACATTGGTCTCCAACTACCTCGAACCGGAGCAGAACATCACGCTCCACACCGAGAACGGGATGCTGGGCATGGGCCCGGAAGCCAAGGGCGATGAGATTGATGAAGACCTCATCAACGCCGGCAAGATCCCCGTGACCGAGCTGCCGGGGGCGTCCTACTTCCACCACGCCGACTCGTTCGCGATCATGCGCGGCGGCCACCTGGACATCTGCGTCCTCGGCGCGTTCCAGGTCTCAGCCACCGGTGACCTCGCCAACTGGCACACCGGCGCGCCGGACGCCATCCCCGCGGTGGGCGGCGCCATGGACCTTGCCACCGGGGCCAAGGACGTCTTTGTGATGATGACGCTGCTGACCCGCGACGGTGCGTCCAAGATCGTGGAGGCCTGCACCTACCCGCTCACCGGCGTGGGCTGCGTGACCCGCGTGTACACGGACAAGGCCGTGTTCCTCACGGGCCCGGACGGCGTCCAGGTCCGCGAAACGTTCGGCTGCACCCTCGAGGAGCTCCAGGCCCTGGTGCCCGTCCCCCTCACGGCAGCCCCCGCCGTCGAACGCTAA
- a CDS encoding 3-oxoacid CoA-transferase subunit A, which yields MLNFIDTVGEAVAGIKDGSTVMIGGFGNAGQPFELIDALLDCGARELTVVNNNAGQGDQGLALLIKEGRVKKMICSFPRQSDSWHFDAKYKAGEIELELVPQGNLAERIRAAGAGIGGFFTPTGYGTMLAEGKETRILDGRGQVFETPIHADVALIKALKADGVGNLVYRKTARNFGPIMAAAAKHTIVQVSEIVPTGGLDPENVVTPGIYVNSIVKVA from the coding sequence ATGCTGAATTTTATTGACACTGTCGGCGAGGCCGTCGCCGGCATCAAGGACGGGTCCACCGTGATGATCGGCGGCTTCGGCAACGCCGGCCAGCCGTTCGAACTGATCGACGCGCTGCTGGACTGCGGCGCCCGCGAGCTTACCGTGGTGAACAACAATGCCGGCCAGGGCGACCAGGGCCTCGCCCTGCTCATCAAGGAAGGCCGGGTGAAGAAGATGATCTGCTCCTTCCCGCGGCAGTCCGACTCCTGGCACTTCGATGCCAAGTACAAGGCCGGCGAGATCGAACTGGAACTCGTCCCGCAGGGCAACCTGGCCGAGCGCATCCGGGCCGCCGGCGCCGGCATCGGCGGCTTCTTCACGCCCACCGGCTACGGAACCATGCTGGCCGAGGGCAAGGAAACCCGCATCCTTGACGGCCGCGGCCAGGTCTTCGAGACCCCCATCCACGCCGACGTGGCGCTCATCAAGGCGCTCAAGGCGGACGGCGTCGGAAACCTGGTGTACCGCAAGACCGCCCGGAACTTCGGCCCGATCATGGCCGCCGCCGCGAAGCACACCATTGTCCAGGTCTCCGAGATTGTGCCCACCGGCGGACTCGACCCGGAGAACGTCGTGACCCCTGGCATCTACGTCAACAGCATTGTGAAGGTGGCCTGA
- a CDS encoding thiolase family protein translates to MNQAFVYDAVRTPFGKFGSGLAAVRPDDLAAHVIGEIVKRAPKLDVERIDEVVFGNANGAGEENRNVARMGTLLAGLPVSIPGTTVNRLCGSSLDAAIIASRQVNAGDAELMLIGGAESMSRAPWVLPKTEKPYPAGDLNLASTTLGWRLVNKAMPKDWTISLGEATERLAEKYGVTREQQDEFSANSHNLAAAAWDEGFYDNLVAPVPGTDLVRDEGIRAGSSAEKLAGLKTVFRAENGTVTAGNASPLSDGASAAWIGSENAAGLLGMEPLARIAGRGAHANDPQYFGYAPVEAANKALAKAGIGWDQVGAVELNEAFAAQSLACVNAWGIDHAIVNRHGGAIAMGHPLGASGGRILGTLARSLQASGERWGVAAICIGVGQGLAVVLENVTTGTKG, encoded by the coding sequence ATGAATCAAGCTTTTGTGTACGATGCCGTGCGCACGCCCTTCGGGAAGTTCGGCTCCGGCCTCGCTGCCGTCCGTCCCGACGACCTTGCCGCCCACGTGATCGGTGAGATCGTCAAACGCGCTCCAAAGCTCGACGTGGAGCGGATCGACGAGGTTGTCTTCGGCAACGCCAACGGCGCCGGAGAGGAGAACCGTAACGTCGCCCGGATGGGCACCTTGCTGGCCGGGCTGCCCGTGTCGATCCCGGGGACCACGGTGAACCGGCTCTGCGGCTCCTCCCTGGACGCGGCGATCATCGCCTCCCGCCAGGTCAATGCCGGGGACGCGGAGTTGATGCTGATCGGCGGCGCCGAGTCGATGTCCCGTGCCCCGTGGGTTCTGCCGAAGACCGAGAAGCCGTACCCGGCCGGCGACCTCAACCTGGCCTCGACCACCCTGGGCTGGCGGCTGGTGAACAAGGCGATGCCGAAGGACTGGACTATTTCCCTGGGCGAGGCCACCGAGCGTCTGGCTGAAAAGTACGGCGTCACGCGCGAGCAGCAGGATGAGTTCTCCGCGAACTCCCACAACCTGGCCGCCGCGGCGTGGGACGAGGGGTTCTATGACAACCTCGTTGCCCCGGTGCCGGGCACGGACCTGGTCCGTGACGAGGGCATCCGTGCCGGGTCCTCGGCGGAGAAGCTCGCGGGGTTGAAGACCGTGTTCCGAGCCGAGAACGGCACGGTCACCGCCGGCAACGCGTCCCCGCTCTCGGACGGTGCATCCGCGGCCTGGATCGGGTCGGAGAACGCCGCCGGGCTCCTGGGCATGGAACCGCTGGCCCGGATCGCCGGCCGCGGTGCGCACGCGAACGATCCGCAGTACTTCGGCTACGCCCCGGTAGAGGCAGCGAACAAGGCCCTCGCGAAGGCGGGCATCGGCTGGGACCAGGTAGGCGCCGTCGAACTGAACGAAGCGTTCGCCGCGCAGTCCCTGGCCTGCGTCAACGCCTGGGGCATCGACCACGCAATAGTGAACCGGCACGGCGGCGCGATCGCGATGGGCCACCCGCTGGGTGCTTCCGGCGGACGCATCCTGGGCACCCTGGCCCGGTCCCTGCAGGCCTCGGGGGAACGCTGGGGCGTCGCCGCGATCTGCATCGGCGTCGGCCAGGGCCTCGCCGTCGTCCTCGAAAACGTCACCACGGGAACTAAGGGCTAA
- the pcaC gene encoding 4-carboxymuconolactone decarboxylase, whose product MTGPETPGGAPAGPERHGVVQPGATSQDIYDGGMVVRREVLGAAHVDRANANKDSFTEDFQDMITRIAWGGIWTRPGLTRQMRSAVTITAMVAHGHWEELAMHIRAAITNGLSRDEIKEILLQTAIYCGVPSANTAFKTAQQVFRDMDAAAPPN is encoded by the coding sequence GTGACCGGCCCCGAAACCCCCGGCGGGGCACCCGCCGGCCCGGAACGGCACGGGGTCGTCCAGCCGGGTGCCACCAGCCAGGACATCTACGACGGCGGCATGGTGGTTCGCCGCGAGGTGCTGGGCGCCGCGCACGTTGACCGCGCCAACGCCAACAAGGACTCCTTCACCGAAGACTTCCAGGACATGATCACCCGCATCGCGTGGGGTGGCATCTGGACCCGGCCGGGCCTGACCCGGCAGATGCGCTCCGCCGTCACGATCACTGCCATGGTGGCGCACGGGCACTGGGAAGAACTGGCGATGCACATCCGCGCAGCCATCACCAACGGCCTGAGCAGGGACGAGATCAAGGAAATCCTGCTGCAGACCGCCATTTACTGCGGAGTTCCCTCCGCCAACACCGCCTTCAAGACAGCGCAACAGGTCTTTAGAGACATGGACGCTGCCGCCCCGCCCAACTAG
- a CDS encoding alpha/beta fold hydrolase, producing MARPTVKAVLLSPQRPLGDKPLLVVGPSLGTSSLLWSQAGALLGTDHDVVACDLPGHGVSPAAKETFDVAELADAVVDLVDSIAPGERFHYAGVSLGGAIGLQLGIKHGERLKSLSVQCTGAKIGTPEGWLERAETVRTQGTPVMIQGSAERWFAPGFMDREPELSGRLLHSLRDADRFSYAFCCEALAGFDVRAELGSIRVPTQAVAGAEDAVAPPSFAKEIVEGITAGGGTANAVTLEGVAHLAPFEAPAHVAELLRSLITWSETSGAAK from the coding sequence GTGGCTAGACCAACAGTCAAGGCAGTACTGCTCTCGCCCCAGCGCCCGCTGGGGGACAAGCCCCTGCTGGTGGTGGGCCCGTCGCTGGGGACGTCCTCACTGCTGTGGAGCCAGGCTGGCGCGCTCCTCGGGACCGACCACGACGTCGTCGCCTGCGACCTGCCCGGCCACGGCGTGTCACCGGCTGCGAAGGAAACGTTCGACGTCGCCGAACTGGCTGACGCCGTCGTCGACCTTGTTGACTCGATTGCCCCGGGCGAGAGGTTCCATTACGCCGGCGTGTCCCTCGGCGGTGCCATCGGCCTGCAGCTGGGAATCAAGCACGGCGAACGCCTCAAGAGCCTGTCGGTGCAGTGCACCGGTGCCAAGATCGGCACGCCCGAAGGCTGGCTGGAGCGCGCGGAGACCGTCCGCACCCAGGGCACGCCCGTGATGATCCAGGGTTCAGCCGAGCGCTGGTTCGCGCCCGGCTTCATGGATCGCGAACCGGAGCTCAGCGGCCGGCTCCTGCACTCCCTGCGCGATGCCGACCGTTTCAGCTATGCCTTCTGCTGCGAAGCCCTTGCCGGCTTCGACGTCCGCGCCGAGCTGGGCAGCATCCGTGTTCCCACGCAGGCTGTGGCCGGCGCGGAGGACGCGGTTGCGCCGCCGTCGTTTGCCAAGGAGATCGTCGAAGGAATCACCGCCGGCGGCGGCACCGCAAACGCCGTGACACTGGAGGGAGTGGCACATCTGGCTCCGTTCGAGGCGCCCGCCCATGTTGCCGAACTTCTGCGGAGCCTCATCACCTGGAGTGAAACCAGCGGAGCGGCCAAGTGA
- a CDS encoding class-II fumarase/aspartase family protein, with the protein MTASHLSDGDVGLLSPVSASPSVAVLTGDRAVLAAILAVEAGWASVLEKAGLAPAGSAAVVDAAADVDRYDVAGIAVRAQGGANPVIPLLADLRAEVKALDTESVGALRAVHASLTSQDVLDSALMLLARNAVTALMTDVRAITTALAVFAEQHADTLCVGRSLTQHSLPFTFGLKAAQWFHGLAAAARRLEAVELPLQTGGAAGTLAAGTVLTKGSVDTPFDLSGNLAAHLGLAVAPGPWHTNRLAVTSLGDALAAVTDALGKIAGDVLFLSRPEVGELAEPRAAGRGVSSAMPQKQNPVLSVLVRSAALQAPGQAAQLHLAAANFNDERPDGAWHSEWPAFRQLLRLALGAAGHLRELAEGLQVFPAAMRRNLELSGPLLLSEGVSAAVAPLLEERDGRTGKQQLQDVVDRTLQAPPAEQSGTYRRLLREAVPASALSDEQLEELLDPASYLGQAGEISRRILAAFPDFAGSGEPPADAGRAIPAGTTTETDLNGDPRG; encoded by the coding sequence GTGACTGCTTCCCACCTGTCGGATGGCGACGTCGGACTCCTTAGCCCCGTGTCGGCGTCGCCTTCGGTGGCGGTGCTGACGGGGGACCGTGCGGTCCTTGCGGCGATCCTCGCCGTCGAGGCCGGCTGGGCCTCGGTACTGGAGAAGGCCGGCCTCGCGCCAGCCGGCTCTGCCGCCGTCGTGGATGCCGCCGCGGACGTGGACCGCTATGACGTGGCCGGCATCGCCGTCCGCGCGCAGGGTGGGGCCAATCCGGTCATCCCGCTGCTTGCTGACCTCCGCGCGGAGGTCAAGGCGCTGGACACGGAGAGCGTTGGTGCACTGCGTGCGGTGCACGCCTCGCTGACCAGCCAGGATGTGCTGGACTCGGCGCTGATGCTGCTGGCCAGGAACGCCGTGACCGCACTCATGACTGACGTTCGCGCAATCACGACGGCGCTGGCGGTCTTTGCGGAGCAGCATGCGGACACGCTGTGCGTGGGCAGGAGCCTGACGCAGCACTCGCTGCCGTTTACGTTCGGGCTCAAGGCGGCGCAGTGGTTCCACGGACTGGCCGCCGCTGCCCGGCGCCTTGAGGCGGTGGAGCTGCCGCTGCAGACGGGCGGCGCCGCGGGAACGCTTGCGGCCGGGACGGTGCTCACCAAGGGATCGGTGGATACGCCCTTCGACCTGTCGGGCAACCTGGCCGCGCACCTTGGCCTGGCGGTGGCACCGGGTCCGTGGCACACGAACCGGCTGGCTGTGACATCGCTGGGCGATGCCCTGGCAGCGGTGACGGACGCGCTGGGCAAGATCGCCGGCGATGTGCTGTTCCTCAGCCGGCCGGAGGTGGGAGAGCTCGCCGAACCCCGGGCCGCCGGTCGCGGAGTGTCCTCGGCCATGCCGCAGAAACAGAACCCCGTGCTGTCCGTGCTGGTTCGCAGCGCCGCGCTGCAGGCACCCGGCCAGGCCGCGCAGCTGCATCTGGCAGCGGCCAATTTCAACGATGAACGTCCCGACGGCGCCTGGCACAGCGAATGGCCGGCCTTCCGCCAGCTCCTTCGGCTGGCACTTGGAGCCGCGGGGCACCTGCGGGAACTCGCGGAGGGCCTTCAGGTCTTCCCGGCTGCCATGCGCCGCAACCTCGAACTGTCCGGGCCGCTGCTGCTCAGCGAGGGAGTATCCGCCGCCGTGGCGCCGCTGCTCGAAGAACGGGACGGCCGCACCGGCAAGCAACAGCTCCAGGACGTGGTGGACCGGACGCTCCAGGCCCCGCCCGCCGAGCAGTCCGGAACATACCGCCGACTGCTGCGGGAGGCCGTTCCGGCCAGCGCCCTGTCCGACGAACAGCTGGAAGAACTCCTGGATCCTGCCAGCTACCTGGGCCAGGCCGGCGAAATTTCCCGCCGCATCCTGGCCGCTTTCCCCGACTTTGCCGGCAGCGGTGAACCACCGGCTGACGCAGGCCGGGCCATTCCCGCCGGAACCACTACCGAAACAGACCTGAACGGAGACCCCCGTGGCTAG
- the pcaG gene encoding protocatechuate 3,4-dioxygenase subunit alpha, whose protein sequence is MSNPTKLTPTPGQTVGPFYGYALPYEKDRELLAPGSPGSIRLQGTVYDGAGHPIPDAILEIWQPDSEGNVVHRTGSLVRDGYTFTGFGRSAVGNTGVYTFTTVNPGPTEPIPGKPAAAPFISVAVFARGLMNRLFTRVYLPENKEALAADPLLSSLDPERRSTLIARRDADGGLTWDIRLQGEGETVFLDFEGAAAGGAAQ, encoded by the coding sequence ATGAGCAACCCCACGAAGCTGACCCCCACCCCCGGCCAGACCGTAGGCCCCTTCTACGGCTACGCCCTCCCGTACGAGAAGGACCGTGAACTGCTGGCTCCTGGTTCGCCGGGCTCCATCCGGCTGCAGGGCACGGTGTACGACGGCGCCGGCCACCCCATCCCGGACGCGATCCTGGAAATCTGGCAGCCGGACTCCGAAGGCAACGTCGTACACCGTACCGGTTCGCTGGTCCGCGACGGCTACACGTTCACCGGCTTCGGCCGGAGCGCGGTGGGCAACACCGGCGTGTACACCTTCACCACGGTCAATCCCGGCCCCACCGAGCCGATTCCCGGAAAACCAGCGGCGGCTCCGTTTATTTCCGTGGCCGTGTTTGCCCGCGGCCTGATGAACCGGCTCTTCACCCGGGTGTACCTGCCGGAGAACAAGGAAGCTTTGGCGGCCGATCCGCTGCTGTCCTCCCTGGACCCCGAACGCCGCAGCACGCTGATTGCGCGCCGCGACGCCGATGGCGGACTCACCTGGGATATCCGGCTGCAGGGCGAGGGTGAAACCGTGTTCCTCGACTTCGAGGGTGCGGCTGCCGGGGGCGCCGCGCAGTGA
- the pcaH gene encoding protocatechuate 3,4-dioxygenase subunit beta has product MPEDINLEIFNADPITEDVSDAAPEAGTGAAPKTYAPLDAAVESQADLSAEMKSIGEAYAEALKNGAKAEIQPRLDYAPYRSSVLRHPTKDLHHADPETIELFSPAFGHMDVHALESDLTIQHNGEPLGERILVSGRVLDGDGRPVAGQLVEIWQANSAGRYIHKRDQHPAPLDPNFTGVGRCITGADGSYSFTTIKPGAYPWKNHLNAWRPAHIHFSLFGQEFTQRIVTQMYFPGDQLFPLDPIYQSIVDQDARDRLVATYDHDLTQPEWAIGYKWDIVLTGSKRTWTENEAFGTEGEE; this is encoded by the coding sequence GTGCCTGAAGACATCAACCTTGAAATTTTCAATGCCGACCCGATCACCGAAGACGTGTCGGACGCGGCGCCCGAGGCCGGAACCGGAGCCGCACCGAAGACCTATGCGCCGCTTGACGCCGCTGTGGAATCGCAGGCGGACCTCAGCGCAGAAATGAAGTCGATCGGCGAAGCATATGCGGAGGCGCTCAAGAACGGAGCCAAGGCGGAAATCCAGCCCCGGCTGGACTACGCACCGTACCGCAGCAGCGTCCTGCGCCACCCGACCAAGGACCTGCACCACGCGGACCCGGAAACCATCGAACTGTTCTCACCGGCCTTCGGGCACATGGACGTTCACGCGCTGGAATCGGACCTGACCATCCAGCACAACGGGGAACCCCTGGGTGAACGCATCCTTGTGTCCGGCCGTGTGCTCGACGGCGACGGCCGTCCCGTAGCGGGACAGCTCGTGGAGATCTGGCAGGCCAACTCCGCCGGCCGCTACATCCACAAACGGGACCAGCACCCCGCCCCGCTGGATCCCAACTTCACCGGCGTGGGCCGCTGCATCACCGGTGCCGACGGCTCCTACAGCTTCACCACCATCAAGCCCGGCGCGTACCCGTGGAAGAACCACCTTAATGCCTGGCGGCCGGCGCACATCCACTTCTCGCTCTTCGGGCAGGAGTTCACCCAGCGCATCGTCACCCAGATGTACTTCCCCGGTGACCAGCTCTTCCCGCTGGACCCCATCTACCAGTCCATCGTTGACCAGGATGCCCGGGACCGCCTGGTGGCCACCTACGACCACGACCTCACCCAGCCTGAGTGGGCGATCGGCTACAAGTGGGACATTGTCCTGACGGGCTCCAAGCGAACCTGGACCGAAAACGAAGCATTTGGCACAGAAGGCGAGGAGTAG
- a CDS encoding bifunctional sugar phosphate isomerase/epimerase/4-hydroxyphenylpyruvate dioxygenase family protein gives MRTGIATVCLSGTLKEKMQACAIAGFDGIEIFEQDLVTSSLSPEDIRKTAADLGLTLDLYQPFRDFDSVPEDLLAANLRRAGAKFKLMSRLGMDTILVCSNVGTATIDDDSLRAEQLARLAGLAADHGVKVAYEALAWGKYVNDYEHAHRLVETVDHPNLGTCLDSFHILSRDWDTAPIEAFSADKIFFVQVADAPKLSMDVLSWSRHYRVFPGEGQFELAKFMGHVVRAGYTGPVSLEVFNDVFRQSDVERTAVDAMRSLIWLEEQSAKWLDANEKAAGRHRYPMELATLPQVAEPAGFNFAEVKAADTAGLEKVLGQLGFEFNGRHRTKDVQLWSMGHARVIINEASAGAGDSSPAIAALGFDVDSPVIAAARAQQLKAPAVPRKSQADEEVFQGFAAPDSTEIFLCQGSPDGTAAWTREFGEGLEFPGAGGRNAVIDHVNLAQPWQHFDEAVLFYTSALALEPQPFAEVPSPSGLVRSQVMLTADRAVRLVLNLAPVIQQDGADSGTAHRKTYQEHIAFAVDDLVEAARAARDRGLDFLQIPANYYEDLDARFDLDPAFLATLRELNLLYDRDADGEFLHFYTATVGSVFFEMVERRGGYDGYGAPNAPVRHAVQYDHLHRLGRTS, from the coding sequence ATGCGCACCGGAATCGCCACCGTGTGCCTGTCCGGCACGCTCAAGGAAAAAATGCAGGCATGCGCCATCGCCGGCTTCGACGGAATCGAAATCTTCGAGCAGGACCTGGTGACGTCCTCCCTTAGCCCCGAGGACATCCGGAAGACAGCCGCGGACCTGGGCCTGACACTGGACCTCTACCAGCCGTTCCGCGACTTCGACAGCGTCCCCGAGGACCTCCTCGCCGCCAACCTCCGCCGGGCCGGGGCCAAGTTCAAGCTGATGTCCCGCCTGGGCATGGACACCATTTTGGTCTGCTCCAACGTCGGCACGGCGACCATCGACGACGACTCCCTGCGCGCCGAACAGCTGGCCCGGCTCGCCGGACTCGCCGCGGACCACGGCGTGAAGGTGGCCTACGAGGCACTCGCCTGGGGCAAGTACGTCAATGATTACGAGCACGCCCACCGCCTGGTGGAGACCGTGGACCACCCGAACCTGGGCACCTGCCTGGATTCCTTCCACATCCTTTCCCGGGACTGGGACACGGCGCCCATCGAAGCGTTCAGTGCGGACAAGATTTTCTTCGTCCAGGTGGCCGACGCTCCAAAGCTGTCCATGGACGTCCTGTCCTGGAGCCGCCATTACCGGGTCTTCCCGGGCGAGGGCCAGTTTGAGCTCGCCAAATTCATGGGCCACGTGGTGCGCGCCGGATACACCGGACCGGTCTCGCTGGAGGTCTTCAATGACGTCTTCCGCCAGTCCGACGTCGAACGCACGGCAGTGGACGCCATGCGCTCGCTGATCTGGCTGGAGGAGCAAAGTGCCAAATGGCTGGACGCAAACGAAAAAGCGGCCGGCCGCCATCGCTATCCCATGGAACTGGCCACCCTCCCGCAGGTGGCCGAACCGGCCGGTTTCAACTTCGCCGAGGTCAAAGCGGCCGATACCGCGGGCCTGGAAAAGGTGCTGGGACAACTAGGATTTGAATTCAACGGCAGACACCGCACCAAGGACGTGCAATTGTGGAGCATGGGCCACGCACGCGTGATCATCAATGAGGCTTCGGCAGGCGCCGGGGACTCTTCGCCAGCGATTGCCGCCCTCGGCTTCGATGTCGATTCTCCCGTGATCGCCGCGGCCCGCGCCCAGCAGCTCAAGGCGCCCGCCGTGCCCCGCAAGAGCCAGGCCGACGAAGAAGTGTTCCAGGGATTCGCTGCGCCGGACTCCACCGAGATCTTCCTCTGCCAGGGCAGCCCGGACGGCACCGCAGCCTGGACCCGCGAGTTCGGCGAAGGGCTGGAGTTTCCGGGCGCCGGCGGACGCAACGCGGTGATCGACCACGTGAACCTCGCCCAGCCGTGGCAGCACTTTGACGAAGCTGTGCTGTTCTACACCAGCGCCCTGGCCCTGGAGCCGCAGCCGTTCGCGGAGGTGCCCAGCCCCAGCGGACTGGTGCGCTCCCAGGTGATGCTGACGGCCGACCGTGCCGTGCGCCTGGTGCTGAACCTTGCCCCGGTGATCCAGCAGGACGGCGCGGATTCGGGCACCGCGCACCGGAAGACCTACCAGGAGCACATCGCCTTCGCCGTGGACGACCTCGTGGAGGCAGCCCGTGCAGCCCGGGACCGGGGCCTGGATTTCCTGCAGATCCCGGCCAACTACTACGAGGACCTGGACGCGCGGTTCGACCTCGACCCCGCCTTCCTGGCCACGCTCCGGGAGCTCAACCTCTTGTACGACCGCGACGCCGACGGTGAGTTCCTGCACTTCTACACCGCCACCGTGGGCAGCGTCTTCTTCGAAATGGTGGAGCGCCGCGGCGGCTACGACGGTTATGGGGCGCCCAACGCGCCGGTCCGGCATGCCGTCCAGTACGACCACCTGCACCGGCTGGGCCGCACCAGCTGA